A window from Gossypium raimondii isolate GPD5lz chromosome 7, ASM2569854v1, whole genome shotgun sequence encodes these proteins:
- the LOC105793426 gene encoding dof zinc finger protein DOF2.1 has product MGGRASGLYILRSVGGDAILLLSLSFELFRPKTKTLFFTTISLYRRIRLLNFAFLFVACMDPSRGLHQEMGNPFSENMMVNSKGQQQQERKARPQPEEALKCPRCESTNTKFCYYNNYSLSQPRYFCKSCRRYWTKGGNLRNVPVGGGCRKNKRSSSKRTQDHAFTPSTNPLITPHHHPIPPLTYDMDTNDLTLAFATVQKQSTSGQQLGFDDHDGDLSIFGNPSFNGNALTSSFLGNHGNLQSYCYDNIGMGGAATGLNGETMLPYNNQEMIDSTMAMGQDSENRVLWGLPWQLIAADNNMVGLGDLDLVRDNWNGLLNTPLM; this is encoded by the exons ATGGGGGGGAGGGCCTctggtttatatatattaaggtcaGTGGGAGGGGACGctattcttcttctttcactTTCCTTTGAGTTGTTTAGACCTAAAACAAAAACTCTCTTCTTCACTACCATCTCTCTCTATCGGAGAATTCGCCTGTTGAATTTTGCTTTCCTTTTTGTTGCATGTATGGATCCTTCCAGAGGACTACACCAG GAGATGGGGAACCCTTTCTCGGAAAACATGATGGTTAACTCAAAAGGACAGCAGCAGCAGGAAAGAAAAGCAAGGCCTCAACCAGAAGAAGCGCTTAAGTGCCCAAGATGTGAATCCACCAACACCAAGTTCTGCTATTACAACAACTACAGCCTTTCTCAGCCAAGGTATTTCTGCAAGTCATGCAGGAGGTATTGGACCAAAGGCGGCAATCTCAGGAATGTTCCCGTGGGCGGCGGCTGTAGGAAGAACAAGAGATCATCTTCAAAGAGGACCCAAGATCACGCTTTCACACCCAGTACCAACCCACTCATCACTCCCCACCACCACCCTATCCCACCTTTGACTTATGACATGGACACCAATGACCTCACCTTGGCCTTTGCTACCGTCCAAAAACAATCTACTAGTGGGCAGCAGTTAGGGTTTGATGATCATGATGGCGACCTTTCTATTTTTGGAAACCCTAGCTTTAATGGTAATGCACTCACAAGCAGCTTTCTCGGGAACCACGGCAATCTTCAGAGTTATTGCTATGACAACATTGGGATGGGGGGTGCAGCCACGGGTCTCAATGGGGAAACCATGCTGCCTTACAATAATCAAGAAATGATTGATTCAACAATGGCAATGGGACAAGACAGTGAGAACAGAGTGTTATGGGGTTTGCCTTGGCAACTCATTGCAGCAGATAATAACATGGTGGGCTTGGGTGATCTTGATTTAGTAAGAGATAACTGGAATGGACTCCTTAATACCCCcctaatgtaa
- the LOC105793409 gene encoding arogenate dehydratase/prephenate dehydratase 2, chloroplastic isoform X1 — protein MATATSIVRSPAALLPAKVTVSDHKPTPTVQFSRFPSKRSCFTALLSSLHDNNNDDDNNNNNVISHPKPLSSSQLFNSVSNGSRLRVAYQGVRGAYSEAAAEKAYPNCEAVPCDQFDSAFQAVEKWLVDRAVLPIENSLGGSIHRNYDLLLRHSLHIVGEVKLAVQHCLLANHGVQLEDLSRVLSHPQALAQCENTLTKIGLSREAVDDTALAAKHVALHKLKDTGAVASSSAAKIYGLNILAQDIQDDCDNVTRFLILAREPIIPGIQNPFKTSIVFSLEEGPGVLFKALAVFALRQINLTKIESRPLRNQPLRAADDNNGSKYFDYLFYVDFEASMAEERAQNALRHLKEFATFLRVLGSYPVDTTMM, from the exons ATGGCTACCGCCACTTCCATCGTACGGTCTCCAGCGGCCCTACTCCCTGCCAAAGTCACTGTCTCCGATCACAAACCAACCCCAACCGTTCAATTCTCCCGATTCCCTTCAAAACGTAGTTGTTTCACTGCTCTTTTGTCTTCCCTCCACGACAACAACAACGACGacgacaacaacaacaacaacgtCATCTCGCATCCCA aGCCTCTTTCTTCATCCCAGCTCTTCAATTCCGTATCTAATGGCTCTCGCCTTCGCGTTGCATATCAG GGAGTTCGTGGTGCCTACAGTGAAGCTGCTGCCGAGAAGGCCTATCCCAATTGTGAAGCTGTTCCTTGTGACCAATTTGATTCTGCTTTTCAA GCTGTTGAAAAGTGGTTAGTGGATAGAGCAGTATTACCGATTGAGAATTCTTTAGGTGGTAGTATACATAGGAATTATGACCTCTTGCTTCGCCATAGCTTGCATATTGTTGGGGAAGTTAAGCTTGCTGTTCAACATTGCTTACTAGCCAATCATGGTGTTCAACTTGAGGATTTAAGTAGGGTTCTTAGTCATCCTCAG GCTTTAGCTCAGTGCGAGAACACGTTAACGAAGATAGGCTTGAGTAGAGAAGCAGTTGATGATACTGCCCTTGCAGCAAAG CATGTGGCTCTCCACAAACTAAAAGATACTGGAGCTGTTGCAAGTTCTTCGGCTGCAAAGATATATGGATTGAACATCCTTGCTCAAGATATTCAG GATGATTGTGATAATGTTACTCGATTTCTAATTCTGGCCAGGGAACCAATTATTCCTGGCATCCAGAATCCATTCAAG ACGAGTATAGTTTTTTCGTTAGAGGAGGGTCCTGGTGTGCTTTTCAAGGCACTTGCTGTTTTTGCTCTTCGGCAGATCAACCTGACAAAG ATTGAAAGTCGCCCATTGAGGAACCAGCCTTTGCGAGCAGCTGATGATAACAAtggttcaaa ATACTTTGATTACCTCTTCTATGTGGATTTTGAAGCATCGATGGCTGAAGAGAGAGCACAGAATGCACTAAGACATCTAAAG GAGTTTGCTACTTTCTTGCGAGTTCTGGGGAGTTATCCAGTGGATACTACCATGATGTGA
- the LOC105793409 gene encoding arogenate dehydratase/prephenate dehydratase 2, chloroplastic isoform X3: MATATSIVRSPAALLPAKVTVSDHKPTPTVQFSRFPSKRSCFTALLSSLHDNNNDDDNNNNNVISHPKPLSSSQLFNSVSNGSRLRVAYQGVRGAYSEAAAEKAYPNCEAVPCDQFDSAFQAVEKWLVDRAVLPIENSLGGSIHRNYDLLLRHSLHIVGEVKLAVQHCLLANHGVQLEDLSRVLSHPQALAQCENTLTKIGLSREAVDDTALAAKHVALHKLKDTGAVASSSAAKIYGLNILAQDIQDDCDNVTRFLILAREPIIPGIQNPFKTSIVFSLEEGPGVLFKALAVFALRQINLTKIESRPLRNQPLRAADDNNGSNIDG, encoded by the exons ATGGCTACCGCCACTTCCATCGTACGGTCTCCAGCGGCCCTACTCCCTGCCAAAGTCACTGTCTCCGATCACAAACCAACCCCAACCGTTCAATTCTCCCGATTCCCTTCAAAACGTAGTTGTTTCACTGCTCTTTTGTCTTCCCTCCACGACAACAACAACGACGacgacaacaacaacaacaacgtCATCTCGCATCCCA aGCCTCTTTCTTCATCCCAGCTCTTCAATTCCGTATCTAATGGCTCTCGCCTTCGCGTTGCATATCAG GGAGTTCGTGGTGCCTACAGTGAAGCTGCTGCCGAGAAGGCCTATCCCAATTGTGAAGCTGTTCCTTGTGACCAATTTGATTCTGCTTTTCAA GCTGTTGAAAAGTGGTTAGTGGATAGAGCAGTATTACCGATTGAGAATTCTTTAGGTGGTAGTATACATAGGAATTATGACCTCTTGCTTCGCCATAGCTTGCATATTGTTGGGGAAGTTAAGCTTGCTGTTCAACATTGCTTACTAGCCAATCATGGTGTTCAACTTGAGGATTTAAGTAGGGTTCTTAGTCATCCTCAG GCTTTAGCTCAGTGCGAGAACACGTTAACGAAGATAGGCTTGAGTAGAGAAGCAGTTGATGATACTGCCCTTGCAGCAAAG CATGTGGCTCTCCACAAACTAAAAGATACTGGAGCTGTTGCAAGTTCTTCGGCTGCAAAGATATATGGATTGAACATCCTTGCTCAAGATATTCAG GATGATTGTGATAATGTTACTCGATTTCTAATTCTGGCCAGGGAACCAATTATTCCTGGCATCCAGAATCCATTCAAG ACGAGTATAGTTTTTTCGTTAGAGGAGGGTCCTGGTGTGCTTTTCAAGGCACTTGCTGTTTTTGCTCTTCGGCAGATCAACCTGACAAAG ATTGAAAGTCGCCCATTGAGGAACCAGCCTTTGCGAGCAGCTGATGATAACAAtggttcaaa CATCGATGGCTGA
- the LOC105793409 gene encoding arogenate dehydratase/prephenate dehydratase 2, chloroplastic isoform X2, protein MATATSIVRSPAALLPAKVTVSDHKPTPTVQFSRFPSKRSCFTALLSSLHDNNNDDDNNNNNVISHPKPLSSSQLFNSVSNGSRLRVAYQGVRGAYSEAAAEKAYPNCEAVPCDQFDSAFQAVEKWLVDRAVLPIENSLGGSIHRNYDLLLRHSLHIVGEVKLAVQHCLLANHGVQLEDLSRVLSHPQALAQCENTLTKIGLSREAVDDTALAAKHVALHKLKDTGAVASSSAAKIYGLNILAQDIQDDCDNVTRFLILAREPIIPGIQNPFKTSIVFSLEEGPGVLFKALAVFALRQINLTKIESRPLRNQPLRAADDNNGSKFHPDCVDVF, encoded by the exons ATGGCTACCGCCACTTCCATCGTACGGTCTCCAGCGGCCCTACTCCCTGCCAAAGTCACTGTCTCCGATCACAAACCAACCCCAACCGTTCAATTCTCCCGATTCCCTTCAAAACGTAGTTGTTTCACTGCTCTTTTGTCTTCCCTCCACGACAACAACAACGACGacgacaacaacaacaacaacgtCATCTCGCATCCCA aGCCTCTTTCTTCATCCCAGCTCTTCAATTCCGTATCTAATGGCTCTCGCCTTCGCGTTGCATATCAG GGAGTTCGTGGTGCCTACAGTGAAGCTGCTGCCGAGAAGGCCTATCCCAATTGTGAAGCTGTTCCTTGTGACCAATTTGATTCTGCTTTTCAA GCTGTTGAAAAGTGGTTAGTGGATAGAGCAGTATTACCGATTGAGAATTCTTTAGGTGGTAGTATACATAGGAATTATGACCTCTTGCTTCGCCATAGCTTGCATATTGTTGGGGAAGTTAAGCTTGCTGTTCAACATTGCTTACTAGCCAATCATGGTGTTCAACTTGAGGATTTAAGTAGGGTTCTTAGTCATCCTCAG GCTTTAGCTCAGTGCGAGAACACGTTAACGAAGATAGGCTTGAGTAGAGAAGCAGTTGATGATACTGCCCTTGCAGCAAAG CATGTGGCTCTCCACAAACTAAAAGATACTGGAGCTGTTGCAAGTTCTTCGGCTGCAAAGATATATGGATTGAACATCCTTGCTCAAGATATTCAG GATGATTGTGATAATGTTACTCGATTTCTAATTCTGGCCAGGGAACCAATTATTCCTGGCATCCAGAATCCATTCAAG ACGAGTATAGTTTTTTCGTTAGAGGAGGGTCCTGGTGTGCTTTTCAAGGCACTTGCTGTTTTTGCTCTTCGGCAGATCAACCTGACAAAG ATTGAAAGTCGCCCATTGAGGAACCAGCCTTTGCGAGCAGCTGATGATAACAAtggttcaaa ATTTCATCCTGATTGTGTCGATGTCTTCTAA